The following are from one region of the Coffea eugenioides isolate CCC68of chromosome 2, Ceug_1.0, whole genome shotgun sequence genome:
- the LOC113761357 gene encoding transmembrane protein 87B isoform X1: MRYRERHLFDLRCMMNRVGIGLLLEFLLVVNWMMAGVKGSIHEYRNAAFIPQYNSFFFLGGNEGLHASRVVGDTQKNSSDDSSNPLDGKSFIRFDSISFRRTKEAANKQNEMQQSTGTVEAIIVEVKDRNKIGGSFMNSDAICCTPALAKDGSCKLGEVIIRQEPDNPGWPMRIQTSFEGKNEEATMVLKTVEINKTGMYYLYFMFCNPELRGTLISGKTVWHNPDGYLPGKMAPLMSFYGFMSLAYLALGLFWFVRFVQCWKDVIQLHYHITAVIGLGMCEMALWYFEYSNFNAVGYRPMAITLWAVSFSAIKKTVSRLLLLVVSMGYGIVRPTLGGVTSKVFLLGIIYLMASEALELVEHLGNINDFSGKARLFLVLPVAVLDATFILWIFSSLSKTLEKLQIRRSIAKLELYRKFTNALAVSVLLSVAWIGYELYFNASDPYSELWRTAWIIPAFWTLLAYLLLTVICVLWAPSRNPTRYTYSDETAEDEEEGVPLTSSGVKVAGDLATKLERKERKASITSDHVFGLGEDLEEDKRE; this comes from the exons ATGAGATACCGAGAGAGACATTTGTTTGATCTGAGGTGCATGATGAACAGGGTAGGAATTGGGCTATTACTAGAATTTCTGTTGGTGGTGAATTGGATGATGGCTGGAGTAAAGGGTTCGATTCATGAGTACAGGAATGCTGCGTTCATACCCCAGTacaattcttttttctttctggGAGGCAACGAAGGTCTTCATGCTTCAAGGGTTGTTGGTGACACTCAGAAAAACTCTTCTGATGATTCCAGTAATCCTCTTGACGGCAAGTCCTTTATCAG GTTTGACTCCATCTCTTTTAGGCGAACCAAGGAGGCCGCAAACAAGCAGAATGAGATGCAGCAGAGTACTGGAACAGTTGAAGCCATCATAGTTGAAGTGAAGGACAGGAACAAGATTGGGGGCTCTTTTATGAACTCTGATGCTATATGCTGCACTCCGGCTCTAGCTAAAGATGGATCCTGCAAGTTAGGAGAGGTTATAATTCGCCAGGAGCCTGATAATCCTGGTTGGCCAATGCGGATTCAAACCTCCtttgaaggaaaaaatgaagaggCAACAATGGTGCTCAAAACTGTTGAGATCAACAAAACTGGGATGTACTATCTATATTTCATGTTCTGTAATCCAGAGCTCCGTGGCACATTAATTAGTGGAAAAACTGTCTGGCATAACCCAGATGGTTATCTACCTGGGAAGATGGCTCCACttatgtcattttatggatttATGTCTCTGGCATATCTTGCGCTTGGTCTATTCTGGTTTGTTCGGTTTGTGCAGTGTTGGAAAGATGTAATACAACTGCACTACCATATAACTGCTGTAATTGGTCTGGGTATGTGTGAAATGGCTCTTTGGTATTTTGAATATTCAAATTTTAATGCTGTTGGTTACAGACCAATGGCAATTACCCTTTGGGCCGTTTCCTTCAGCGCTATCAAAAAGACTGTGTCTCGCCTTCTCCTTCTGGTGGTCTCGATGGGCTATGGCATCGTGCGGCCCACCCTAGGTGGCGTCACCTCAAAAGTATTTCTTCTTGGTATAATATATTTAATGGCTTCAGAAGCCCTTGAGCTCGTTGAACATTTGGGAAATATCAATGATTTTTCTGGGAAAGCAAGGCTATTTTTGGTGCTACCAGTGGCTGTCTTGGATGCCACATTTATCCTTTGGATTTTCTCATCATTATCTAAAACGTTGGAGAAACTTCAG ATTAGAAGGAGCATTGCTAAACTTGAGCTCTACCGAAAGTTTACAAATGCTCTTGCAGTATCTGTTCTGCTTTCTGTTGCTTGGATTGGCTATGAg TTATACTTTAATGCAAGTGATCCATATAGTGAACTGTGGCGAACAGCCTGGATTATCCCAGCTTTCTGGACTTTGCTTGCTTACTTACTGTTGACAGTAATATGTGTCCTATGGGCACCATCGCGCAATCCTACTAG ATATACATACTCAGATGAGACAGCTGAAGATGAGGAGGAGGGCGTACCCTTGACCAGCAGTGGAGTAAAAGTAGCTGGAGATTTAGCAACCAAATTggagagaaaggaaagaaaagcttcAATTACATCTGATCATGTATTTGGACTAGGAGAAGATCTTGAAGAGGACAAGAGAGAATAG
- the LOC113761357 gene encoding uncharacterized membrane protein YHL071W isoform X2 yields the protein MRYRERHLFDLRCMMNRVGIGLLLEFLLVVNWMMAGVKGSIHEYRNAAFIPQYNSFFFLGGNEGLHASRVVGDTQKNSSDDSSNPLDGKSFIRFDSISFRRTKEAANKQNEMQQSTGTVEAIIVEVKDRNKIGGSFMNSDAICCTPALAKDGSCKLGEVIIRQEPDNPGWPMRIQTSFEGKNEEATMVLKTVEINKTGMYYLYFMFCNPELRGTLISGKTVWHNPDGYLPGKMAPLMSFYGFMSLAYLALGLFWFVRFVQCWKDVIQLHYHITAVIGLGMCEMALWYFEYSNFNAVGYRPMAITLWAVSFSAIKKTVSRLLLLVVSMGYGIVRPTLGGVTSKVFLLGIIYLMASEALELVEHLGNINDFSGKARLFLVLPVAVLDATFILWIFSSLSKTLEKLQIRRSIAKLELYRKFTNALAVSVLLSVAWIGYEVNARSAIRISHNLIFVTSET from the exons ATGAGATACCGAGAGAGACATTTGTTTGATCTGAGGTGCATGATGAACAGGGTAGGAATTGGGCTATTACTAGAATTTCTGTTGGTGGTGAATTGGATGATGGCTGGAGTAAAGGGTTCGATTCATGAGTACAGGAATGCTGCGTTCATACCCCAGTacaattcttttttctttctggGAGGCAACGAAGGTCTTCATGCTTCAAGGGTTGTTGGTGACACTCAGAAAAACTCTTCTGATGATTCCAGTAATCCTCTTGACGGCAAGTCCTTTATCAG GTTTGACTCCATCTCTTTTAGGCGAACCAAGGAGGCCGCAAACAAGCAGAATGAGATGCAGCAGAGTACTGGAACAGTTGAAGCCATCATAGTTGAAGTGAAGGACAGGAACAAGATTGGGGGCTCTTTTATGAACTCTGATGCTATATGCTGCACTCCGGCTCTAGCTAAAGATGGATCCTGCAAGTTAGGAGAGGTTATAATTCGCCAGGAGCCTGATAATCCTGGTTGGCCAATGCGGATTCAAACCTCCtttgaaggaaaaaatgaagaggCAACAATGGTGCTCAAAACTGTTGAGATCAACAAAACTGGGATGTACTATCTATATTTCATGTTCTGTAATCCAGAGCTCCGTGGCACATTAATTAGTGGAAAAACTGTCTGGCATAACCCAGATGGTTATCTACCTGGGAAGATGGCTCCACttatgtcattttatggatttATGTCTCTGGCATATCTTGCGCTTGGTCTATTCTGGTTTGTTCGGTTTGTGCAGTGTTGGAAAGATGTAATACAACTGCACTACCATATAACTGCTGTAATTGGTCTGGGTATGTGTGAAATGGCTCTTTGGTATTTTGAATATTCAAATTTTAATGCTGTTGGTTACAGACCAATGGCAATTACCCTTTGGGCCGTTTCCTTCAGCGCTATCAAAAAGACTGTGTCTCGCCTTCTCCTTCTGGTGGTCTCGATGGGCTATGGCATCGTGCGGCCCACCCTAGGTGGCGTCACCTCAAAAGTATTTCTTCTTGGTATAATATATTTAATGGCTTCAGAAGCCCTTGAGCTCGTTGAACATTTGGGAAATATCAATGATTTTTCTGGGAAAGCAAGGCTATTTTTGGTGCTACCAGTGGCTGTCTTGGATGCCACATTTATCCTTTGGATTTTCTCATCATTATCTAAAACGTTGGAGAAACTTCAG ATTAGAAGGAGCATTGCTAAACTTGAGCTCTACCGAAAGTTTACAAATGCTCTTGCAGTATCTGTTCTGCTTTCTGTTGCTTGGATTGGCTATGAg gtaAATGCACGTTCCGCTATACGTATATCGCACAATTTGATTTTTGTTACTTCTGAAACTTAA
- the LOC113762926 gene encoding pentatricopeptide repeat-containing protein At2g40720: protein MYRNSIKLRPLSTLFGTHVPSLLNSSIRDLVQQGRYFEALQLYAKQSYFPLCTSKFTFPALLKACASLSNLGHGTAIHATIITMGFQFDPYTAASLINMYFKCGSLCNAVQVFENGTHSTAVAQDVTFWNSMIDGFFKNGLIKEGLFQFHRMQSSGVSPDGYSLCILLRALDSNFGVRSGKEIHGYVVRKSFLYDTFVITALIDMYSNFGWPMGAWNVFERLQDKNSSIVVWNAMINGFYENGWWNDSLELYTLVKNEGYKLVASTLSTALAACSHVRYLDFGGQVHADVIKVGCEDEQYVCTSLLSMYAKCGLVEDAAKTFNSVANKGVEIWNSMISAYVGNNTAYDALDMYYQMRSGAIPSDSFTISDILVACSVMELYDFGRAIHAEIVKRPIQNNLAVQSSLLTMYSKSGSLVNALDVFGSMERKDVVAWGSIISGHSQNRRFKEALDLFKAMESNGMKADPDIMASVINSCVGLENIDLGCSIHGFVIKRRLELDAFVGGALMEFYSKWGQPRLVKTVFSDILNKNLVVWNSLISCYCQNGLLDLSISLLPEMMQHGLYPDPVSITTVLLAISSAVALLKGKAIHTYKMRLQILHDIQMENALIDMYMKCGSFVYAEHVFHNTSTRNLVTWNTMISGYGSHGEFPKAINFFNEMRTSGIYPDGVTFLSLISSCNHSGLVNEGLKLYELMREYRVEPGMEHYINMVDLLGRAGFLDDAYGFINNMHIEADQSVWLCLLSACQVHRKIELGELAAQSLFKMDPTNGSYYIPLLNLYVDAGLQDKAANLRSSMRQRGLKKTPGCSWIEVKNQVDVFFSGDSSSRKTIQIYEALQSLRSNMKRTEDSLEVEDAV from the coding sequence ATGTACCGCAACTCGATCAAATTACGCCCTTTATCAACTCTGTTTGGAACCCATGTACCTTCCTTGCTGAACTCCAGCATCAGAGATTTAGTCCAACAAGGACGTTATTTCGAGGCCCTTCAGTTATATGCCAAACAATCTTATTTCCCTCTCTGTACGTCCAAATTCACCTTCCCTGCTCTCCTCAAAGCCTGTGCTTCTCTCTCAAATCTTGGCCATGGAACCGCTATCCATGCCACCATCATCACAATGGGTTTTCAATTTGACCCTTACACTGCCGCTTCACTCATTAATATGTATTTCAAATGCGGGTCTCTTTGCAATGCAGTCCAGGTGTTTGAAAATGGGACGCACTCGACAGCAGTGGCTCAGGATGTTACATTTTGGAACTCTATGATTGATGGGTTCTTCAAAAATGGGCTTATCAAGGAGGGCTTGTTTCAGTTTCATCGAATGCAGTCGTCTGGTGTTAGCCCAGACGGATATTCTCTTTGTATTCTCCTTCGTGCGCTCGATTCCAATTTTGGTGTTCGAAGTGGAAAGGAAATCCATGGTTATGTTGTTAGAAAGTCGTTTCTTTATGACACTTTTGTGATAACTGCGTTGATTGATATGTATTCCAATTTCGGTTGGCCAATGGGTGCTTGGAATGTTTTTGAGAGGCTGCAGGATAAGAATAGTAGTATTGTAGTTTGGAATGCGATGATAAATGGTTTTTATGAGAATGGATGGTGGAATGACAGTCTGGAGCTGTATACATTGGTAAAGAATGAGGGTTACAAACTTGTGGCTTCTACGTTATCTACTGCATTGGCTGCTTGTTCTCATGTTCGATATTTAGACTTCGGAGGGCAGGTTCATGCTGATGTGATTAAGGTGGGTTGTGAGGACGAACAATATGTTTGTACTTCTCTATTGAGCATGTATGCTAAGTGTGGATTAGTTGAAGATGCAGCAAAGACTTTTAACTCTGTAGCAAATAAAGGAGTTGAGATATGGAACTCCATGATCTCAGCTTATGTTGGGAATAACACTGCTTATGATGCTTTGGATATGTACTATCAGATGAGATCAGGTGCAATTCCTTCTGATTCATTCACTATATCAGATATTCTAGTAGCTTGCAGTGTGATGGAATTGTATGATTTTGGGAGGGCAATTCATGCAGAGATCGTTAAAAGACCAATACAGAATAACCTTGCTGTGCAGAGTTCTCTTTTGACTATGTACTCAAAGTCTGGAAGTCTGGTCAATGCTCTTGATGTTTTTGGCAGCATGGAGAGAAAGGATGTAGTTGCTTGGGGTTCTATAATATCAGGTCATAGCCAAAACAGGAGATTCAAGGAGGCTCTGGATTTGTTTAAAGCAATGGAGTCCAATGGTATGAAAGCAGATCCTGATATTATGGCAAGTGTAATAAATTCCTGTGTGGGATTAGAAAATATAGATCTTGGTTGCAGTATCCATGGGTTTGTCATAAAGAGAAGATTGGAATTGGATGCCTTCGTTGGTGGTGCCCTTATGGAATTTTACTCTAAATGGGGACAACCAAGGCTGGTTAAAACTGTGTTTTCTGACATTTTGAACAAGAACTTGGTGGTTTGGAATTCTTTAATTTCATGTTACTGCCAAAATGGTCTCTTAGATCTTTCAATTAGTCTTCTTCCTGAAATGATGCAGCATGGCTTGTATCCGGACCCTGTGTCAATTACCACCGTTCTTCTTGCTATCTCATCAGCAGTGGCATTGCTTAAAGGGAAGGCAATTCATACTTACAAGATGAGACTTCAAATTCTACATGATATTCAAATGGAGAATGCTTTGATTGACATGTACATGAAATGTGGATCCTTTGTGTATGCTGAGCACGTGTTCCATAACACGTCTACTAGGAATTTAGTCACTTGGAACACTATGATTTCTGGTTATGGATCTCACGGAGAATTCCCTAAAGCAATCAATTTTTTCAATGAAATGAGAACCTCTGGTATCTACCCTGATGGTGTGACATTTCTTTCCCTGATTTCATCTTGCAACCATTCAGGTTTGGTCAATGAAGGCCTGAAATTATATGAACTGATGAGAGAATACAGAGTTGAGCCTGGAATGGAGCACTACATTAACATGGTGGACCTGTTAGGTCGTGCTGGATTCTTGGATGATGCTTATGGTTTCATAAACAACATGCATATTGAGGCTGACCAGAGCGTCTGGCTATGTTTATTATCAGCTTGCCAAGTCCATCGCAAGATAGAGCTTGGGGAATTGGCTGCCCAAAGTCTATTCAAGATGGATCCTACCAACGGTAGCTACTACATACCCTTGTTGAACTTGTATGTAGATGCTGGTTTACAAGACAAGGCAGCAAATTTGAGGTCATCAATGAGGCAAAGAGGATTAAAGAAGACCCCAGGATGCAGCTGGATTGAAGTGAAAAACCAGGTTGATGTTTTCTTCTCAGGTGATTCATCCTCTAGAAAGACAATTCAAATCTATGAAGCACTTCAAAGTCTCAGGAGTAATATGAAAAGAACAGAAGATTCTCTTGAAGTTGAAGATGCGGTCTAA